In Euphorbia lathyris chromosome 9, ddEupLath1.1, whole genome shotgun sequence, the following are encoded in one genomic region:
- the LOC136207392 gene encoding F-box/kelch-repeat protein At3g23880-like, with the protein MKRASIFSTVSNAKRYRTKTVERVTQPSFSDLPKEILLNILLRLSVKRIFVFKCVCKTWCDVVSDPQFAKLHFEQAEVYPLIRTSSLFCSKMVYLVQPDKDDFELKLGMCDHIFFRSRCVCTVQVKIDTKFEILEKQGLFKYDKYSQYGAINSCNGLLCLPNQCDKWLCPIVCNPITGEFIDLPLANKIRLSSRSICYGFGFSPATNQYKVIRMFRQGSHVSNKAEVHILGTDTWKEIGFFNQSTPKTFTTYLNGFLYWSSHLQPLSVFSFDIEKERFGSVPSPVVNQHYEYDSVGVLGGELCITAVLECGAIHVWTMKDNSTDNGWSKVYSFYFKYSNLIPHNSSFQPIKYLNDGALLMFYASTGVLVYMDPKKRRFRYLKVGKMSKVEAIAYIPSFVSLKHVLSGQNVKVHNVKSRFPNLKLPGVDIVEQRCHPYLYY; encoded by the exons ATGAAAAGAGCAAGTATTTTTTCTACTGTTTCTAATGCAAAGAGATACAGAACAAAAACAGTGGAGCGAGTCACTCAACCTTCATTTTCTGATCTTCCGAAGGAAATTCTGCTAAATATCCTACTTAGATTGTCGGTTAAGAGGATTTTTGTATTCAAATGTGTGTGCAAAACATGGTGTGATGTAGTTTCAGACCCTCAATTTGCAAAACTCCATTTTGAACAAGCTGAGGTTTATCCTCTGATTCGAACCTCCTCATTGTTTTGTTCGAAAATGGTTTATCTTGTGCAACCAGATAAGGATGATTTCGAGCTCAAGCTTGGGATGTGTGATCATATCTTTTTTAGGTCTAGATGTGTTTGTACTGTTCAGGTTAAAATTGACACCAAATTTGAAATCCTAGAGAAACAGGGGCTCTTCAAATATGACAAATATAGTCAATATGGAGCCATTAATTCATGTAATGGCTTACTTTGCTTGCCCAATCAATGTGATAAATGGTTATGTCCAATTGTTTGCAATCCAATTACGGGTGAGTTTATTGACCTTCCACTGGCTAACAAGATTCGCTTGAGCTCACGGAGTATATGTTATGGTTTCGGTTTTAGTCCTGCGACTAACCAATATAAGGTGATAAGAATGTTTCGTCAAGGCTCCCATGTTTCCAATAAGGCTGAAGTCCATATCCTTGGTACAGATACATGGAAAGAGATTGGCTTTTTCAACCAGTCAACGCCCAAGACATTTACTACTTATTTGAACGGGTTTCTTTATTGGTCTTCTCATTTACAACCATTGTCTGTATTTAGTTTTGACATTGAGAAGGAACGTTTTGGGTCGGTGCCATCACCAGTAGTTAATCAACATTATGAATATGACAGTGTTGGAGTATTAGGAGGAGAACTCTGCATAACTGCGGTTCTTGAATGTGGTGCTATTCATGTTTGGACAATGAAAGATAACAGTACCGATAACGGGTGGTCTAAAGTTTACTCCTTTTATTTCAAATATTCTAATCTAATACCGCACAACAGCTCTTTTCAACCAATTAAGTACTTGAATGATGGGGCACTGCTGATGTTTTACGCTTCTACGGGTGTTTTAGTATACATGGATCCAAAAAAACGTAGATTTAGATATTTGAAGGTCGGCAAGATGTCAAAAGTCGAAGCAATTGCTTATATTCCAAGCTTTGTTTCACTCAAACATGTTCTATCAGGACAGAATGTGAAGGTGCATAATGTAAAGTCAAG GTTTCCGAATTTGAAGCTGCCCGGTGTTGATATTGTTGAACAACGGTGTCATCCTTACCTTTATTATTGA
- the LOC136206687 gene encoding uncharacterized protein: MKKKTVTSPYFDTGKYEDDCRKRKRNGVSKLEIDDNSAIGDAASQDLGEAKPRKRIKKKKIVISPYFAQIKESPSTIIPASASDSIQKRNKKKKVIVSPYFSKYTESKDDDSPFVHTYHEVSTIPAIDSDSVQKKKNVVVSPYFKQVEIEGIESKDDKFADLKRKKKKKVVVSPYFSQVDVEGIESKDDKFAELTRKKKKKVAVSPYFKQVEVKGIESKDDKVACVTISLEGKEEKLGVADVFCQADLKRKKKKKVVVSPYFKQVEVEGLKSKDDEVADCISLEGKEEKDWVADADRKASKRKKKKEVVVSPYFKQVEAEGLKSKDDEVADCISLEGKEEKDWVADANRKASKRKKKKEVVVSPYLKQVEVEGLNSKDDEVAGFISVEGREEKDCGSDANGKASKRKKKNNLVVSPYFKQVEVEGLKSKDDEVADFISLGGREEKNCGSHSNGKASKRYKKKEVVVSPDFNQVEVEGLKSKDDEVADCISLEGKEEKDWVADADRKASKRKKEKRVKVEQMNSKDAEVQNSAHDCKRRRKKIENVHVTLNLEGGKEERDQVVDVLCEADANVEALKSKKKKDVVVSPYFKQVEGEQMKPKDEEIHNNALNLEEGKQDIVSQEKATKKTKKSKSNGHLEAEMEVRDAEKPTEQNGVLEDDGHLAKRRAPANGMSFEDMLAKYTYKSNGGLLNFRQKKTLNPQVCSPNLKKAVNDQITNEEVKIEEQKLATDDEKPSIEVCKVSPYFHASIGQQVGVNKRELEGMKPLKPCERAGLVVGKVPTNSKQGKKKKSKQSRKAIVLSAVQKRSGAYRRKTEDNTWRPPRSEVVLLQEDHAHDPWRVLVICMLLNCTSGKQVKGVIADLFALCPDAKAATQATQEEIEKIIQPLGLHKKRAMMIRRMSEEYLGDEWTHVTQLHGIGKYAADAYAIFCTGKWDEVIPNDHMLNYYWDFLHKINQPS, from the exons atgaagaaaaagaCAGTCACATCTCCCTATTTTGACACCGGAAAATATGAGGATGACTGTAGAAAACGGAAGAGAAATGGGGTTTCGAAATTGGAGATTGACGACAATTCTGCAATTGGTGATGCTGCTTCTCAGGATTTGGGGGAAGCCAAACCTAGAAAGAGgattaagaagaagaagatagtaATTTCACCTTATTTCGCACAAATTAAGGAATCTCCTTCAACTATTATTCCTGCTAGTGCTTCAGATTCTATCCAGAAGCGgaacaagaagaaaaaggtAATTGTTTCTCCCTATTTTTCGAAATACACTGAATCTAAGGACGATGATTCTCCTTTTGTTCATACTTACCACGAAGTTTCAACAATTCCTGCTATTGATTCAGATTCTgtccagaagaagaaaaatgtaGTTGTGTCTCCCTATTTTAAACAAGTAGAAATTGAAGGCATAGAATCCAAGGATGATAAATTTGCTGATTTGaagaggaaaaagaagaaaaaagtaGTTGTGTCTCCCTATTTTAGTCAAGTAGATGTTGAAGGAATAGAATCCAAGGATGATAAATTTGCTGAATTAAcgaggaaaaagaagaaaaaggtaGCTGTGTCTCCCTATTTTAAACAAGTAGAAGTTAAAGGCATAGAATCCAAGGATGATAAAGTTGCTTGTGTTACTATTAGTTTGGAAGGTAAAGAAGAGAAATTAGGAGTTGCTGATGTGTTTTGCCAGGCTGATTTGaagaggaaaaagaagaaaaaagtaGTCGTTTCTCCATATTTTAAGCAAGTAGAAGTTGAAGGATTAAAATCCAAGGATGATGAAGTTGCTGACTGTATTAGTCTGGAAGGGAAAGAAGAGAAGGATTGGGTTGCTGATGCAGATAGGAAGGCGTCGaagaggaaaaagaagaaagaagtagTTGTTTCTCCATATTTTAAGCAAGTAGAAGCTGAAGGATTAAAATCCAAGGATGATGAAGTTGCCGACTGTATTAGTCTGGAAGGGAAAGAAGAGAAAGATTGGGTTGCTGATGCAAATAGGAAGGCGTCGaagaggaaaaagaagaaagaagtagTTGTTTCTCCGTATTTGAAGCAAGTAGAAGTTGAAGGGTTGAACTCCAAGGATGATGAAGTTGCTGGTTTTATTAGTGTGGAAGGGAGAGAAGAGAAAGATTGTGGATCTGATGCAAATGGGAAGGCGTCGAAGAGGAAAAAGAAGAACAATTTAGTCGTTTCTCCATATTTTAAGCAAGTAGAAGTTGAAGGATTAAAATCCAAGGATGATGAAGTTGCTGATTTTATTAGTCTGGGAGGGAGAGAAGAGAAAAATTGTGGATCTCATTCAAATGGGAAGGCGTCGAAGAGGTataagaagaaagaagtggttgtTTCTCCGGATTTTAACCAAGTAGAAGTTGAAGGATTAAAATCCAAGGATGATGAGGTTGCTGACTGTATTAGTCTGGAAGGGAAAGAAGAGAAAGATTGGGTTGCTGATGCAGATAGGAAGGCGTCGAAGAGGAAAAAGGAGAAGAGAGTAAAAGTAGAACAGATGAATTCCAAGGATGCGGAAGTTCAAAACAGTGCTCATGATTGCAagaggagaaggaagaagattgAAAATGTTCATGTTACTCTTAATTTGGAAGGGGGGAAAGAAGAGAGAGACCAGGTTGTTGATGTGTTATGCGAAGCTGATGCCAATGTGGAGGCGTTGAAGAGTAAAAAGAAGAAAGATGTAGTTGTTTCTCCCTATTTTAAGCAAGTAGAAGGGGAACAGATGAAACCCAAGGATGAGGAAATTCATAACAATGCTCTTAATTTGGAAGAGGGAAAACAGGACATTGTCAGCCAGGAGAAGGCAAcaaagaagacgaagaagagtAAAAGTAACGGTCatctggaggcagaaatggaAGTAAGAGATGCAGAGAAGCCGACAGAACAAAATGGTGTCCTTGAGGATGATGGACATTTGGCTAAGAGAAGAGCTCCTGCAAATGGAATGAGTTTTGAAGATATGCTAGccaaatatacatataaaagtaaTGGTGGGTTGCTGAATTTTAGGCAGAAGAAAACTCTGAACCCGCAAGTTTGCTCTCCTAATTTAAAAAAGGCAGTGAATGATCAGATTACAAATGAAGAGGTTAAGATTGAAGAACAAAAGTTAGCAACAGATGATGAAAAGCCTAGCATAGAAGTTTGCAAGGTTTCTCCTTATTTTCATGCTTCCATTGGGCAACAAGTTGGAGTGAATAAAAGAGAGCTCGAGGGAATGAAACCTCTGAAACCATGTGAAAGAGCAGGTCTTGTAGTTGGAAAAGTCCCGACTAACAGCAAACaggggaagaaaaagaaatcaaagcAGAGCCGAAAGGCAATAGTTCTTTCTGCTGTGCAGAAGCGAAGTGGGGCTTATCGAAGAAAAACTGAAGATAACACATGGAGGCCACCGCGATCTGAAGTTGTACTTCTGCAAGAGGATCATGCTCATGATCCTTGGAGGGTGTTGGTCATTTGCATGCTTCTTAATTGCACATCCGGCAAACAG GTTAAGGGAGTTATAGCAGATCTTTTTGCTTTGTGTCCTGATGCAAAGGCTGCAACTCAGGCAACACAAGAAGAGATTGAGAAGATTATACAACCTTTAGGTTTGCATAAGAAGCGAGCAATGATGATACGACGCATGTCAGAGGAGTATTTGGGGGATGAGTGGACTcatgtcactcagcttcatggTATCGGAAA GTATGCAGCTGATGCATATGCAATATTTTGTACAGGAAAGTGGGATGAGGTTATTCCTAATGATCATATGTTAAATTATTATTGGGATTTTCTTCACAAAATCAATCAACCTTCCTAG